A section of the bacterium SCSIO 12696 genome encodes:
- a CDS encoding universal stress protein has protein sequence MPEYKHILVGLDLSPESNQVVNRVAHLFLSGTDNAPRITLMHVQEPLSFAYGGDIPMDLSDVQSQLEEQARKSLARHGSTLSVPSADQIVIVGQPAHELHRYADEHQADLIVVGSHGRHGLALLLGSTANGVIHGAGCDVLAVRIREEN, from the coding sequence ATGCCTGAGTATAAACACATACTGGTGGGCCTGGATTTATCACCAGAGTCTAACCAAGTGGTCAATCGCGTAGCCCATTTGTTCTTGAGTGGCACTGACAATGCACCACGGATCACGCTGATGCACGTTCAGGAGCCCCTGTCGTTCGCCTATGGCGGGGACATCCCCATGGACCTCTCCGACGTGCAAAGCCAGCTGGAAGAACAAGCCCGCAAAAGTTTGGCGCGCCACGGTAGCACATTATCTGTACCCAGCGCAGACCAGATAGTGATTGTCGGCCAACCCGCCCATGAGCTTCATCGCTATGCCGATGAACACCAGGCCGACTTAATTGTCGTAGGTAGTCATGGGCGCCACGGTCTGGCACTGCTGCTGGGTTCCACCGCCAATGGCGTTATTCACGGTGCGGGCTGTGATGTGTTGGCGGTGCGAATAAGGGAGGAAAACTGA
- a CDS encoding transglycosylase SLT domain-containing protein, which produces MKLVFSTIALVLLTVLPQSAMPASSSSESAGASIVIRSGQALPVDESELEQQRQWFQQALKALRQGKRQRYRALLAKLDHYPLKSYLEYADLAGRINSLRQREVDRFLDTYKGQRIADKMRLVWLNKLKQRRRGNDFINYYDPKLASARLRCYYQYARYRTGDQAQQQDALKQGLALWNQGKSQPKDCDKLFTLLESHGHITDTLVWQRYSKALSNRQYKLARYLQKRLKQQPYATWAANASAASKQPQRIGNYSQFADHSPEMLAIIEHNLRRLSSGDPVAALSHWRHYQQSHPFKIQAQGRIVDRLAKRLFSKEEYTLTDQLLADTIAIVPPQTLEWRIRKALGRANWQGAQHWLNQLPQEYRQEARWLYWQARLAQQLKGEDPAPLYAELAQKRSFYGFLATDWLNGNYHMNHMPLLVDETELTMVAAIPAIRRARELYHHGDNVAARREWQYASRRFNERQWQLAAEISKRWGWSNQAIVSMIQASYWNDIERRFPLDHQQQFSDRSTEHNISSHLLLALARQESALAEDAVSPVGARGLMQLMPATARQTARKYNIALKNNKQLLEPSKNIELGSRYYRELLDRFKDNRILATAAYNAGPHRVNSWLKVSNKQLPFDAWIETIPFKETRNYVQNVLAFSMIYAHLLGSDSRMLNEQEKSKLL; this is translated from the coding sequence ATGAAGCTTGTGTTTTCGACCATTGCTTTGGTACTGCTGACAGTACTGCCACAATCCGCAATGCCTGCGTCAAGCAGCTCGGAATCTGCAGGAGCGAGTATTGTGATTCGCTCGGGCCAGGCCCTGCCAGTGGACGAAAGCGAGCTTGAGCAACAGCGGCAATGGTTCCAGCAAGCCCTGAAAGCTCTGCGCCAGGGCAAACGCCAAAGATACCGCGCACTGCTGGCAAAGCTGGATCACTACCCGCTGAAATCCTACCTGGAATACGCGGATTTGGCAGGCCGCATCAACAGCCTTCGTCAGCGCGAAGTCGATCGCTTTCTCGATACCTACAAAGGTCAGCGCATCGCCGACAAAATGCGTTTGGTGTGGCTCAACAAACTCAAGCAACGTCGACGTGGTAACGACTTTATCAATTACTACGATCCCAAGCTGGCCAGTGCCCGACTGCGCTGTTACTACCAGTACGCCCGTTACCGCACCGGCGATCAGGCCCAACAGCAGGATGCCCTCAAACAGGGGCTGGCGCTGTGGAATCAGGGCAAATCTCAACCGAAAGACTGCGACAAGCTATTCACCCTGCTGGAAAGCCATGGCCACATCACCGACACTCTGGTTTGGCAGCGTTACAGCAAGGCTCTGTCCAATCGCCAGTACAAGTTGGCCCGTTATCTGCAAAAACGCCTTAAACAGCAGCCTTACGCCACTTGGGCGGCCAACGCCAGCGCCGCCAGTAAGCAACCGCAGCGCATTGGCAACTACTCACAGTTTGCCGACCACAGTCCGGAAATGCTGGCTATTATCGAGCACAACCTGCGTCGCCTCAGTAGCGGTGACCCAGTGGCGGCACTGAGCCACTGGCGCCATTACCAACAGAGCCACCCCTTTAAAATTCAGGCCCAGGGACGCATTGTTGATCGCTTGGCCAAACGCCTGTTCAGCAAGGAAGAATACACACTCACCGATCAGCTACTCGCAGACACCATCGCCATTGTGCCGCCACAGACACTGGAATGGCGGATACGCAAGGCATTGGGCCGTGCCAACTGGCAAGGTGCGCAACACTGGCTCAATCAGCTGCCCCAAGAGTATCGCCAGGAGGCCCGCTGGCTCTATTGGCAGGCACGGTTGGCACAACAACTCAAGGGCGAAGACCCCGCCCCGTTGTATGCGGAACTGGCGCAAAAGCGCAGCTTTTATGGCTTTTTGGCCACCGATTGGCTGAACGGCAATTACCACATGAACCACATGCCATTGCTGGTGGATGAAACCGAGCTGACCATGGTAGCGGCGATCCCGGCCATTCGCCGTGCCCGGGAGCTATACCACCACGGTGACAATGTGGCAGCTCGACGGGAGTGGCAATACGCCAGTCGCCGCTTCAACGAGCGCCAATGGCAGCTGGCCGCAGAAATATCCAAACGTTGGGGCTGGAGCAATCAGGCCATTGTCAGCATGATTCAAGCCAGCTACTGGAACGATATCGAGCGCCGTTTCCCCCTCGATCACCAACAGCAATTCAGCGATCGCAGCACTGAGCACAACATCAGCAGTCATCTGCTGCTGGCCCTGGCGCGCCAGGAAAGTGCACTGGCCGAGGACGCGGTATCGCCGGTGGGTGCCAGGGGCTTGATGCAGCTGATGCCCGCTACCGCTCGCCAAACCGCGCGCAAATACAATATTGCCTTGAAAAACAATAAACAGTTGCTGGAGCCCAGTAAAAATATTGAACTGGGCAGCCGTTATTACCGTGAACTGCTGGACCGTTTTAAAGACAATCGCATTCTGGCCACTGCCGCTTACAACGCTGGCCCCCACCGGGTAAACAGCTGGTTGAAGGTCAGTAACAAGCAGCTGCCCTTTGACGCCTGGATTGAAACCATTCCTTTTAAAGAAACCCGGAATTATGTCCAGAATGTACTGGCATTCTCTATGATTTACGCCCACCTACTGGGTTCTGACAGCCGTATGTTGAATGAGCAGGAAAAATCAAAACTGCTGTAA
- a CDS encoding TatD family hydrolase, which yields MRKSPTPLVDIGLNLANKSFAADQQQILEHALECGVQHCVLTGTDATTSEIVAELCQQYAEQFPNMLYCTAGVHPHHASEWNSNSSELIRQLAKQRQVVAIGETGLDFNRNFSQPADQQRAFEQQLQLATELQLPVFMHERDAHQRQLEIIKEYRDQLVDGVIHCFTGSREALFNYLDLDLHIGITAWVCDERRGTELQQLVSNIPLQRLMLESDAPYLLPRNIEPMPKELKRSRRNEPAFLPWVLKEVSHRYGEPEDEIAAATTATAKRFFRI from the coding sequence ATGAGAAAGTCCCCTACCCCACTGGTGGATATCGGCCTTAACCTGGCCAACAAATCCTTTGCCGCTGACCAGCAGCAGATTCTTGAACACGCACTGGAGTGCGGCGTACAACACTGCGTGCTTACCGGCACCGACGCAACCACCAGCGAAATCGTCGCCGAACTTTGCCAACAGTACGCCGAGCAGTTTCCCAATATGCTGTATTGCACCGCCGGGGTTCACCCCCATCACGCCAGCGAGTGGAACAGCAACAGCAGCGAGCTGATCCGCCAGCTTGCTAAACAGCGACAAGTGGTAGCTATCGGTGAAACCGGGTTGGACTTCAATCGCAATTTTTCACAGCCTGCCGATCAACAACGGGCCTTTGAACAGCAATTGCAATTGGCAACGGAACTGCAACTGCCAGTGTTTATGCACGAGCGGGATGCCCATCAGCGTCAACTGGAAATCATCAAGGAATACCGTGATCAGCTGGTGGATGGGGTTATCCACTGCTTTACCGGCAGCCGCGAGGCGTTGTTTAACTATCTGGATCTGGATCTGCATATCGGCATTACCGCCTGGGTGTGCGACGAACGCCGTGGCACCGAGTTGCAACAACTGGTGAGCAATATCCCGTTGCAGCGATTGATGTTGGAAAGTGATGCGCCCTATTTACTGCCGCGCAATATCGAGCCAATGCCCAAAGAACTGAAAAGAAGCCGCCGTAATGAGCCTGCGTTTTTACCTTGGGTGTTAAAAGAAGTGAGCCATCGTTATGGCGAACCAGAAGACGAAATTGCCGCAGCCACTACGGCTACGGCAAAACGTTTTTTTAGAATTTAG
- a CDS encoding class I SAM-dependent methyltransferase, whose translation MKTPLILAALMLAASTASVAAEPDPLADKLSKAMAADIRTEAEVARDKNRKPLETLQFFGLKENMKVIELIPGRGWYTKLLAPVLADEGELIVAVGTRRVGELLKQPGFDKVAVSSEKATFTRSTSEPLLYSVAGVDLGKPKADMVLTFRNYHNLDTESRAEMNEAVFKALKPGGIYGVVDHTRRHMQDLNRETRRRFDPVQAILEIQAAGFELVDYSPIHYKPDDELRYEVGRKTVTGNTDRWTLKFRKPK comes from the coding sequence ATGAAAACACCATTAATACTTGCCGCTTTGATGCTGGCTGCCAGCACCGCCAGCGTTGCCGCCGAGCCAGATCCGTTGGCGGATAAACTGTCCAAGGCCATGGCAGCGGATATTCGCACCGAGGCGGAAGTCGCCCGAGATAAGAACCGCAAGCCACTGGAAACCTTGCAATTTTTTGGTTTGAAGGAAAACATGAAAGTGATCGAGCTGATCCCCGGTCGCGGTTGGTACACCAAGTTATTGGCACCGGTACTGGCGGATGAAGGTGAGTTGATCGTTGCTGTTGGTACCCGTCGCGTGGGTGAGCTGTTAAAACAACCAGGTTTTGACAAAGTAGCGGTATCGAGTGAGAAAGCAACCTTCACCCGTTCCACCAGCGAACCCCTGTTGTACTCAGTAGCCGGGGTCGACCTGGGCAAGCCCAAAGCCGATATGGTGTTGACCTTTCGCAACTACCACAATCTGGATACCGAGTCCCGTGCAGAAATGAACGAAGCGGTGTTTAAAGCGCTCAAACCCGGTGGAATCTACGGAGTTGTGGACCATACTCGCCGTCATATGCAGGATCTTAACCGCGAGACCCGTCGTCGCTTTGATCCGGTACAGGCGATTCTGGAAATTCAGGCAGCGGGTTTTGAGCTGGTGGACTACTCTCCAATCCACTACAAACCCGATGACGAGTTGCGCTACGAAGTGGGCCGTAAAACCGTTACTGGCAATACCGACCGCTGGACGCTGAAGTTTCGCAAGCCTAAATAA
- the minC gene encoding septum site-determining protein MinC — protein sequence MSRQGTASCFQLKGGNITTIVLELNDYPTPQFAEQLTTKVRQAPSLFQQSGVLISLEQFSPRALLVDFNALVKDCHKAGLKPMAFRGGDSQFQRAIEETGLPHFPAGNGRSRSLDVPKEPEKPTTRVETVVEEKLVYRDSMVIDKPIRGGQQVYAEGTDLIVLAQVSEGAEVLADGHIHIYAPLRGRALAGVKGNSQARIFCQRLEAELVSIAGTFMLSDELQQQAWKQPTNICLQGDQLKLSVPGNTHSWTSN from the coding sequence ATGAGCCGTCAGGGAACCGCTAGCTGCTTTCAATTGAAAGGCGGCAATATCACCACCATCGTACTGGAACTCAACGACTACCCCACGCCACAGTTTGCCGAGCAACTGACCACCAAAGTGCGTCAGGCGCCGTCTCTGTTTCAACAGTCGGGGGTACTCATCAGCCTGGAACAATTTAGTCCCCGGGCACTGCTGGTGGACTTCAATGCCCTAGTAAAAGACTGTCACAAAGCCGGCCTGAAGCCCATGGCGTTTCGCGGTGGCGACAGCCAGTTTCAAAGGGCGATAGAAGAAACCGGCCTGCCCCACTTCCCGGCAGGCAACGGCCGCAGCCGCTCTCTCGACGTCCCCAAAGAACCGGAGAAGCCCACCACCAGGGTTGAAACCGTGGTTGAGGAAAAACTGGTCTACCGGGACAGTATGGTGATCGACAAACCGATTCGCGGTGGTCAACAAGTCTACGCCGAGGGCACCGATCTGATCGTTCTCGCCCAGGTGAGCGAGGGCGCGGAAGTACTGGCCGATGGCCACATCCATATTTACGCCCCGTTGCGCGGGCGTGCCCTCGCCGGGGTCAAAGGCAACTCACAGGCGCGTATTTTCTGTCAGCGGTTGGAAGCCGAACTGGTGTCCATCGCCGGCACCTTTATGCTCAGCGATGAACTGCAGCAACAAGCCTGGAAACAACCAACCAATATCTGTTTGCAAGGCGACCAACTGAAATTGTCGGTGCCGGGCAATACTCATTCTTGGACAAGCAACTAA
- the minD gene encoding septum site-determining protein MinD — translation MAKIIVVTSGKGGVGKTTTSASIGTGLAKAGFRTVLIDFDVGLRNLDLIMGCERRVVYDFVNVINGEASLNQALIKDKRTSDLYILPASQTRDKDALTEEGVEKVLDELEKDFDYIICDSPAGIERGAQMALYFADMAIVVTNPEVSSVRDSDRILGILQSKSRRAEKGEAPVEEKLLLTRYNPQRVMEGEMLSVEDVEEILAIPLLGVIPESEAVLKASNQGSPVILDESSESGQAYDDAVARLLGNEVAHRFLSTQKKGFFKRLIGAA, via the coding sequence GTGGCGAAAATTATTGTTGTAACTTCCGGCAAAGGTGGGGTTGGCAAAACCACCACCAGTGCATCCATTGGCACCGGGCTGGCCAAAGCCGGCTTTCGTACCGTATTGATCGATTTTGATGTAGGGCTGCGCAACCTGGACCTGATTATGGGTTGCGAACGCCGTGTGGTGTATGACTTTGTCAACGTCATCAACGGTGAAGCCAGCCTTAACCAGGCGTTGATCAAAGACAAGCGCACATCCGACCTGTACATCCTGCCCGCATCGCAGACTCGGGATAAGGACGCGCTCACCGAAGAAGGTGTGGAAAAAGTACTCGACGAACTGGAAAAGGATTTTGATTACATCATTTGCGACTCCCCCGCCGGTATCGAACGCGGTGCGCAGATGGCGCTCTATTTTGCGGATATGGCCATCGTGGTCACCAACCCGGAAGTTTCCTCGGTAAGGGACTCCGACCGCATCCTCGGCATTTTGCAAAGCAAATCCCGCCGTGCAGAGAAAGGCGAAGCACCGGTGGAAGAAAAATTATTGCTTACCCGTTACAACCCTCAGCGAGTCATGGAAGGTGAGATGTTGAGCGTAGAAGACGTGGAAGAAATTCTTGCCATTCCCCTGCTCGGCGTGATTCCCGAATCGGAGGCGGTACTCAAGGCGTCCAACCAGGGCAGCCCGGTGATCCTCGATGAAAGCTCTGAATCCGGCCAGGCCTACGACGATGCGGTAGCGCGCTTGCTGGGTAACGAAGTGGCACACCGCTTCCTCAGCACCCAGAAAAAGGGCTTTTTCAAGCGCCTGATCGGAGCGGCGTAA
- the minE gene encoding cell division topological specificity factor MinE encodes MSIFSYFRTQKKTSSASLAKERLQIIVAHERGKRNQPDYLEAMQKEIVKVIRKYVSIDSDQVSVNLDNNDDCSVLELNVTLPS; translated from the coding sequence ATGAGCATTTTCAGTTACTTCCGCACCCAGAAGAAAACCAGCTCCGCCTCGCTGGCCAAAGAGCGTTTGCAAATCATCGTTGCCCACGAGCGCGGCAAGCGCAACCAGCCTGACTACCTGGAAGCCATGCAAAAAGAAATCGTTAAAGTGATTCGCAAGTACGTGTCCATAGACAGCGACCAAGTCAGCGTCAATCTGGACAACAACGACGATTGCTCGGTTCTGGAGTTGAATGTCACCCTGCCCAGTTAA
- the hrpB gene encoding ATP-dependent helicase HrpB, translated as MGKDSDGWEYEIYDESDPEIEGYEYEYTFPVDGELELTTTVRRIALSTNVAETSITIDGIATVVDSGLAREPQFDPGTGMTRLRTRRISKASSVQRAGRAGRLQAGVCYRLWSEQQQQQLAAHTTPEMLQVDLAPLALQLLAWGVDDPLDLQWLDPPPTGAYQQALALLARFGAAQQASSGSWQLNRRGEQMAQLPTHPRLAAMLLQGAEHGLVLLASQLAALLAEPVPSVFGSDLSDALNALDSHHCPQALKPWCKRVLDQASRFQGLVAATDRNHPDRATALGLLLAFAYPDRIARLRPDGRYQLSNGRLASFRGQTSLLGEPWLVVADLGGHSGNSEDNIYSAVPLQPALFDDVLTTLVDVSEQACWDDREQRFVAEKRWCIGAIVWRTEALAAVDTKHRVAALLQVVRNQGLGILPWSDALKQWRSRVMLLHQILGSPWPDLSDDALLGSLEDWLAPYLEPVNRLSHFQQLDMPSILANLLPWPLPQQLEDLAPQKLAVPSGSMISVDYSQSPPVLAVKLQEMFGCLQTPTVAQGKVALMVHLLSPARRPLQITQDLAGFWSSSYQPIKKEMKGRYPKHPWPDDPSQAIATAKVKKRL; from the coding sequence TTGGGTAAGGATTCTGATGGGTGGGAATATGAAATTTATGATGAATCAGACCCCGAAATTGAAGGGTATGAGTATGAATATACCTTCCCGGTTGATGGTGAATTAGAGCTTACCACAACTGTACGCCGTATTGCACTTTCGACAAATGTGGCAGAAACCAGTATTACCATCGACGGCATTGCCACGGTGGTGGATTCTGGCCTGGCCCGGGAACCGCAGTTTGATCCCGGCACCGGTATGACTCGTTTGCGCACTCGTCGTATTTCCAAAGCATCCAGTGTCCAGCGCGCCGGCAGGGCGGGGCGCTTGCAGGCCGGGGTGTGCTACCGCTTGTGGAGCGAGCAGCAGCAACAGCAATTGGCCGCTCACACTACGCCGGAAATGTTGCAGGTGGACTTGGCGCCATTGGCGCTGCAATTGTTGGCTTGGGGAGTGGATGATCCGCTGGATTTGCAGTGGCTGGATCCCCCTCCCACAGGAGCCTATCAACAGGCGTTGGCCTTGTTGGCGCGCTTCGGTGCCGCTCAACAAGCTTCCTCAGGCAGCTGGCAACTGAATCGTCGTGGCGAACAGATGGCACAATTGCCGACTCATCCGAGATTGGCCGCTATGTTGTTACAGGGTGCAGAGCATGGCTTGGTGCTGTTGGCCAGTCAGCTGGCCGCGTTGTTGGCTGAGCCGGTGCCCTCAGTGTTTGGTTCTGATTTGAGCGATGCGCTGAATGCGCTGGATAGCCATCACTGTCCTCAGGCTTTGAAGCCTTGGTGTAAGCGGGTATTGGATCAAGCCAGCCGTTTTCAGGGTTTGGTCGCAGCCACTGATCGCAACCACCCGGATAGAGCCACCGCTTTGGGGCTGTTGCTGGCGTTTGCGTACCCGGACCGTATTGCCCGGCTGCGCCCCGATGGCCGCTACCAGCTGAGCAATGGCCGCCTGGCCAGCTTTCGGGGGCAAACCTCTTTGCTGGGTGAACCCTGGTTGGTGGTGGCGGATTTGGGGGGGCACTCTGGCAATAGCGAAGACAACATATACAGCGCAGTGCCGTTGCAACCGGCGTTGTTTGACGATGTACTGACGACCTTGGTGGACGTGTCCGAACAAGCCTGTTGGGATGACCGCGAACAGCGCTTTGTGGCGGAGAAACGCTGGTGCATTGGCGCGATTGTCTGGCGCACAGAAGCGCTTGCCGCTGTGGATACCAAACACCGAGTGGCGGCACTTTTGCAGGTGGTACGCAATCAGGGGTTGGGCATCTTGCCGTGGTCGGATGCCCTAAAACAATGGCGCAGTCGGGTGATGTTACTCCACCAAATCCTGGGGTCACCCTGGCCGGATTTATCCGATGATGCGCTGCTGGGCAGCCTGGAAGATTGGCTGGCTCCCTACTTGGAGCCGGTTAATCGCCTTAGCCACTTTCAACAATTGGATATGCCATCGATTCTTGCCAACCTGCTGCCTTGGCCGTTGCCCCAGCAATTGGAGGATTTGGCGCCGCAAAAGCTGGCCGTGCCGTCTGGCTCCATGATTTCGGTAGATTACAGCCAGTCGCCCCCTGTGCTGGCGGTAAAGTTGCAGGAAATGTTTGGCTGCCTGCAAACGCCGACAGTCGCTCAAGGTAAAGTTGCGCTGATGGTACACCTGTTGTCACCGGCGCGGAGGCCATTGCAAATTACTCAGGATTTGGCGGGTTTCTGGAGCAGCAGTTACCAGCCAATAAAAAAAGAAATGAAAGGCCGTTACCCCAAACACCCGTGGCCGGATGATCCCTCTCAGGCAATCGCTACCGCAAAGGTGAAAAAGCGATTGTAG
- a CDS encoding recombinase family protein, translated as MTKEPLRYAYLYSRVSKEKQATTGQGLQRQEEAALNFLRQHPEYTLSEHTFTDAGVSGFDGSNLNVDSGLGSFLAAAKRGEIPEDSLLVVEAPDRLSRLGISAGEDLVREVFSHKINIALVRFNLILEHNDNNNIQNTIIASVGFYLAHLESKQKSERIRSSIRKRQAIAASGGVKRTEVCPAWLTLSNDRREFIVNEERANLVKRMFDMKLNRQLGPDKIARQLNKEGIPSFTGKLWGRGTIRQYLTNPKVIGEFQPTIIKSEKGIKKTTSDGEPIQGYYPAIIEKDVFYATQATFRKAEFKRIGNFANLFQKITICTFCGGTVGYKQSGPRSKGAVYLKCNNSNYNRGCKSPGIKYHLAEKVLVQILSGLDYSRFSQTKENDTINSEIDQLSLKIQALEEKITINVENADMGSKAIRQKFVEKANNLENQKQEYLEKLSILKSRSRSFQTDHSIPADIDLESFEGRSKFNEFLKRNITSIKVSKHSIHILFPSKQYINIDIANIFEKSEKEIDELSIQSRVKEYSTPSGFYIYGDHITEQSLHEESSGDDYPYEEDPPEMTLEQLAEVPEDQLHASQITLAEIEKSRGQ; from the coding sequence ATGACAAAAGAACCTCTACGTTACGCTTACCTCTATTCTAGAGTAAGCAAAGAAAAACAAGCTACAACTGGGCAAGGCTTACAACGCCAAGAAGAAGCCGCGTTAAACTTTCTTCGCCAGCACCCTGAATATACTTTAAGTGAACATACATTCACCGACGCTGGAGTTAGTGGCTTTGACGGTTCAAATCTAAATGTAGACTCTGGATTAGGGAGCTTTCTTGCCGCCGCTAAAAGAGGAGAGATACCGGAAGACTCTCTATTGGTAGTAGAGGCACCTGATAGGCTCAGTAGGCTAGGAATATCAGCAGGTGAAGACCTTGTTAGAGAGGTCTTTAGCCATAAGATCAATATAGCATTAGTCAGATTTAACTTAATCCTAGAGCATAATGATAACAACAATATTCAAAATACTATTATCGCCAGTGTAGGGTTTTACCTTGCGCATTTAGAGTCAAAACAAAAATCCGAGAGGATAAGATCATCCATACGAAAAAGGCAGGCTATAGCAGCATCTGGTGGCGTCAAAAGAACAGAAGTCTGTCCAGCTTGGCTAACACTATCTAATGATCGTCGTGAGTTTATTGTTAATGAAGAACGAGCAAATCTTGTTAAACGGATGTTTGACATGAAATTAAATCGTCAACTAGGCCCGGACAAGATAGCAAGGCAGCTCAACAAGGAAGGCATTCCTTCATTTACCGGTAAGCTATGGGGCCGGGGAACCATTAGGCAGTATTTAACCAACCCAAAAGTAATTGGCGAATTTCAACCAACAATCATTAAGTCGGAAAAAGGGATTAAAAAGACGACATCAGATGGAGAGCCAATTCAAGGATATTACCCAGCCATAATAGAAAAAGATGTCTTTTATGCTACACAAGCAACCTTTCGAAAAGCCGAATTCAAAAGAATTGGTAACTTTGCAAACCTATTCCAAAAGATCACCATCTGTACCTTTTGTGGGGGAACTGTTGGCTATAAACAATCCGGCCCTCGATCTAAAGGGGCCGTATACCTTAAATGCAATAATTCCAACTACAACAGAGGCTGCAAAAGCCCAGGAATTAAATACCACCTTGCGGAAAAGGTGCTAGTGCAAATACTCTCTGGCTTAGACTATAGCCGGTTCTCACAAACCAAGGAAAACGACACCATAAATAGTGAGATAGATCAACTTTCCTTAAAAATACAAGCCTTAGAAGAGAAAATCACAATCAACGTCGAGAATGCCGACATGGGCAGCAAGGCAATTCGACAAAAATTTGTTGAAAAAGCCAACAATCTTGAAAATCAAAAACAAGAATACCTAGAAAAACTATCTATATTAAAATCTAGATCTAGATCCTTTCAAACAGACCACAGCATACCTGCTGACATTGATTTAGAATCCTTTGAAGGCAGGTCAAAATTTAACGAATTTTTAAAAAGAAATATAACCAGTATCAAGGTAAGCAAACACTCTATTCATATTCTTTTCCCATCAAAACAGTATATAAATATCGACATAGCAAATATTTTTGAAAAATCAGAAAAAGAAATTGATGAACTTTCAATACAAAGCCGAGTTAAGGAATATTCAACGCCGAGCGGATTTTATATATATGGCGACCACATAACTGAACAATCTTTACATGAAGAGTCATCAGGTGACGACTACCCATATGAAGAAGACCCTCCTGAGATGACATTAGAGCAGCTAGCAGAAGTACCCGAAGATCAACTTCACGCATCTCAGATAACCCTTGCTGAGATTGAGAAATCAAGGGGGCAATGA